A region of Paralichthys olivaceus isolate ysfri-2021 chromosome 24, ASM2471397v2, whole genome shotgun sequence DNA encodes the following proteins:
- the LOC138406972 gene encoding interphotoreceptor matrix proteoglycan 2-like isoform X1 yields MLGKFGRMALWALGAVLLSGYMYMETDAAHELREDWQERGGGLDESTLDSDQLLYRRHVTLTRRKRNILFPSGVKLCTQETLDQAVANHLNYFHLRVCQETVWEAFKIFWDRLPERVDYQDLVSRCMDGSVSVKDIGSFFSQSEEHISLINSRVAMATPLNSASVTSGPPPCSSETTTVQAGDSLMETGDDVVVMGSIPPSVFADAEIPTESEDQDVADNTVEEVTDSVTHMPLDGQEETPVPGTTEEETVDSVEEEDVDSTPHDLDVPDSEVIEEVTPVGEEPPLEVVAEEFLTEATVVVLTNPTTSPATVTEEDLEQEDSPELGAEAPSEVMIEAIQETTVIFVPEEENIPENSLDMTPKVTLADNVLEEPTETAPSEAVLEEPEGDVHKSPEKPSDVVVEVSQDTRAESTEPVPTVFLITEPDSEDQDKIFINVTEQEPVSHIETEDPSQSYITLEVDVNASADIEEDKTPEDKLTTHVTLDATDKPEEEEEPIIVSEDKVTEVAVELESPALETARENPHEEAGGAVGTVETQLDVIKEVEPVVEEPVKPADTNEKDEEPIEETPEAPVDPVEEIRDAVKETEPAQEPTDEIKPDKDAEPTEEPVEEPDRAEGIAQEKKPTGPEHEVVPDLFITSVSDETTEEEPGAGQTKPEVTEEMKSQVPPESDEEITSIVVVPEDSEDLLPEIEMEETPEPKTVERPGGSEFEIISEITEEDTTQLTDISSEVSEPRYVPAVEEDIASEGPKEISPEVVTLTQPEMISELETSEESHQDVVSEAAPEDDSAPSGDSIHVVPSEVPQEKVDRISVDVTAEDSGKILTSTLAEVYSESSEEIPPETVVGISAESSQGPVPEEATSLDVTTKYIVEYNNGNFPDMTERPYDVDDSLLGNNGFGLEEEEKNSIGNEIDNTLLRPPRPLKEQVVELSIKLRGETFNDALRDPSSFHYQQLAKHFTRKIEDAFERLPGFKDVDVVEFRPQKDLERGLVVLVHYTITLEVDSGGIPNDTLDFISLQNNLVEKNYPGAAEQPTVVYTITDFRNYITEALHKDNFMTNSSLETQGGALQLENAENLLLSVKPTSRPSDSFDNMDNVLAAEKPPDAPSHEVEGSNVFLKKDDFLFDPFDPWKGPQTEGVSENDVFTFDESSAPLPPDEFHDKMSDLEPPNEQNNVNIEDEGFLLNNAPGAGDKTPRGNHAVSPGGSSATAPPPVNPQTGSENTVDGGSGSGSSGDGQGADLWSWQPSVTSEGTGSLEVLPPPDLEETDEEDEDQDEEGVAVVESVNTEEDDLVAMGVELTNAPPLWTTTPPAFEESVQNGGLEEPFLDEVLVTPHISTDPRYSTTTNAPVFSPRGTLTVELSVQTFEASGVYDEYSLTEPHATIVPVTDSPETEAWTHEAPVFVGPTDSAVDLQETTAVVEDTTAAEMQLPVVTDEFTSAEDLTESDEVEVILAAEVPEVPDTEAPSTEESPTFAAEVQAVTVKGSSFDIITELSQLEVLTEKPKLLLPEPADHHEVEILEEQHIGTTESTTTTAAPAIEALDMDLVVDEVMVVTTPTAAPVSTSSVNSDQSNSIALSAEKDSPFTRVSDSAPEDEELIQHEHLNHEDLDEVPISFPSPDVTHSPPTAVAANENASKLLPGPSAQDDDIDSTLTDALKEEVDTDIPQTSSSSPQKVNTPSSEIQMFEHDFSDVPSIDVSFDVFQYGGIATEGDSSGFSSGAHGSHMDAIALPTRPGRALTVFFSLRVTNMAFSMDLFNKSSPEYKALEQRFLQLLVPYLQSNLNHFQNLEILNFRNGSIVVNSRMKFGKPVPRGVTNVVYLILEDFANTAYQTMNLAIDKYSLDVESGDRADPCKFQACNEFSRCMVNQWSGEAECVCDAGYLSVDGLPCQSVCEVQHDFCLNDGKCDIIPAKGAICRCRVGENWWYRGEHCEEYVSEPLVVGIAIASVAGFLLVAAGIIFFLARTLREQYDEEDTEDPVRRGDSVPTLERATKFNPMFESDPVTAQCYRRYEDDLPQFHRRRDPDPPENSSSASVEGSKDLSGSEMQHMYLNTTLSREEIQERLRIIELCSRDQHFADFVRQTQVFLERRGSSTT; encoded by the exons ATGTTAGGAAAGTTTGGGAGGATGGCGCTGTGGGCGCTTGGGGCCGTGCTGCTTTCAGGGTACATGTACATGGAAACAG ATGCAGCTCATGAGCTGAGGGAGGACTGGCAGGAACGTGGCGGAGGTTTGGACGAGTCGACCCTGGACTCAGACCAGCTTCTATACAGACGACACGTCACTTTAACCCGGAGAAAAAGGAATATCTTGTTTCCCAGCGGCGTCAAACTCTGCACTCAGGAGACGCTGGACCAGGCCGTCGCCAACCATCTCAACTACTTCCACCTCAGAG tGTGTCAGGAGACGGTGTGGGAGGCCTTTAAGATCTTCTGGGACCGGCTGCCGGAGCGGGTTGACTACCAGGACCTGGTGAGTCGCTGCATGGACGGCTCCGTCAGCGTCAAGGACATCGGCAGCTTCTTCAGCCAATCGGAGGAGCACATCAGCCTCATCAACAGT AGGGTCGCCATGGCAACTCCGTTAAACAG TGCGTCCGTCACCTCAGGCCCTCCTCCGTGCAG ctctgagacGACAACCGTCCAAGCTGGAGACTCGCTGATGGAGACAG GGGACGATGTTGTCGTCATGGGATCGATTCCACCTTCAGTCTTTGCTGATGCTGAGATTCCCACAGAGTCTGAAGATCAGGATGTTGCTGACAATACTGTGGAGGAGGTCACTGACTCTGTTACCCACATGCCTTTGGATGGACAAGAAGAAACTCCTGTCCCAGGtacaacagaggaggagactgTTGACTCTGTAGAGGAAGAGGACGTTGATTCAACTCCTCATGATCTGGATGTTCCTGACTCAGAGGTGATTGAGGAAGTGACTCCTGTAGGTGAAGAGCCACCCTTGGAAGTTGTAGCTGAAGAGTTCCTTACAGAAGCTACAGTTGTGGTTCTTACAAATCCCACAACATCACCTGCTACTGTCACAGAGGAGGATTTAGAGCAGGAGGATTCTCCAGAGCTTGGTGCGGAGGCTCCGTCAGAAGTCATGATCGAGGCAATCCAGGAGACAACAGTGATTTTTGtcccagaagaagaaaacatccCAGAGAATTCTTTAGATATGACCCCGAAAGTAACTTTAGCTGATAATGTTTTAGAGGAACCCACTGAAACAGCACCATCTGAAGCAGTTCTTGAAGAACCTGAAGGTGATGTCCACAAATCACCAGAAAAACCTTCTGACGTTGTGGTAGAAGTTAGCCAAGATACACGAGCAGAGAGTACAGAGCCAGTCCCAACTGTGTTTCTGATAACTGAGCCAGATTCAGAAGACCAAGACAAGATATTcataaatgtgacagaacaaGAACCTGTCTCACACATAGAAACAGAAGATCCATCTCAATCCTATATAACACTCGAGGTAGACGTAAACGCTAGTGCAGATATCGAAGAGGACAAAACACCAGAAGACAAACTGACGACTCACGTTACTCTTGATGCAACAGACaagccagaggaggaggaagaaccCATCATTGTTTCTGAAGATAAGGTTACTGAAGTTGCTGTTGAATTGGAGTCTCCTGCGTTAGAAACAGCAAGAGAAAACCCTCATGAGgaagcagggggcgctgtggggACTGTAGAAACTCAACTAGATGTTATTAAAGAAGTAGAACCTGTTGTAGAAGAGCCAGTGAAACCAGCAGATACAAACGAAAAAGACGAAGAACCTATTGAAGAAACACCCGAGGCACCTGTAGATCCTGTAGAGGAAATAAGAGATGCAGTAAAAGAAACTGAACCAGCACAAGAACCTACAGATGAAATCAAGCCTGACAAAGATGCAGAACCCACAGAGGAACCAGTCGAAGAACCAGATCGTGCAGAGGGCATTGCACAGGAGAAGAAACCTACAGGACCAGAGCATGAAGTAGTACCAGAtctttttattacctctgtGTCTGATGAAACAACTGAGGAAGAACCGGGAGCAGGACAAACTAAACCCGAAGTGACAGAGGAGATGAAGTCCCAGGTCCCTCCAGAGTCTGATGAGGAGATCActtccattgttgttgttccAGAGGACTCAGAGGACTTATTGCCAGAGATTGAAATGGAGGAAACACCTGAACCCAAAACAGTAGAACGTCCAGGAGGCTCAGAGTTTGAAATAATTTCAGAAATCACAGAGGAGGATACGACCCAGTTGACTGATATTTCAAGTGAGGTCTCAGAACCTCGATACGTTCCTGCAGTTGAGGAAGATATCGCCTCAGAGGGGCCGAAGGAAATATCCCCAGAAGTTGTGACTCTCACTCAGCCAGAGATGATTTCAGAGCTAGAAACTTCTGAGGAGTCTCACCAAGACGTTGTCTCAGAAGCTGCACCTGAGGACGACAGTGCACCAAGTGGGGACAGCATCCACGTTGTTCCATCAGAGGTTCCACAAGAGAAGGTTGATAGGATCTCTGTTGATGTTACAGCAGAGGATTCAGGAAAAATCCTGACCAGCACTCTAGCTGAAGTGTATTCTGAGTCCTCAGAGGAAATCCCTCCAGAAACCGTTGTAGGTATCAGTGCAGAGAGTTCCCAGGGTCCTGTCCCGGAGGAAGCCACATCTCTGGACGTCACGACCAAGTACATAGTGGAGTACAACAACGGCAACTTCCCCGATATGACAGAGAGGCCTTATGACGTAGATGACAGCTTACTGGGAAACAACGGCTTTGgtttggaggaagaggagaagaactCG ATTGGTAACGAGATAGACAACACTTTGCTGCGGCCCCCGAGGCCCCTGAAGGAGCAGGTGGTGGAGCTGAGCATCAAGCTGAGAGGAGAAACGTTCAACGACGCTCTGAGAGATCCCAGCAGCTTCCATTACCAGCAGCTGGCTAAACACTTCACACGCAAG ATTGAAGACGCCTTTGAGAGGCTGCCGGGCTTTAAGGACGTGGACGTGGTGGAGTTCAG ACCACAGAAGGACCTGGAGCG AGGTTTGGTCGTCCTGGTCCACTACACCATCACGCTGGAGGTCGACAGTGGCGGCATTCCCAACGACACGCTGGACTTCATCTCCCTGCAGAACAATCTGGTGGAGAAAAATTACCCCGGAGCCGCCGAGCAGCCCACCGTCGTCTACACCATCACTGACTTCCGCAACTACATCACTGAGGCGCTGCACAAAGACAACTTCATGACCAACAGCAGCCTGGAGACGCAGGGGGGCgctctgcagctggagaacg CCGAGAACTTGCTGCTTTCTGTGAAACCCACGAGTCGACCATCCGACTCCTTCGACAACATG GATAATGTTCTGGCAGCAGAGAAGCCTCCTGACGCTCCGAGTCATGAGGTGGAAGGCAGCAATGTTTTTCTGAAGAAGGACGACTTCCTGTTTGACCCCTTTGATCCGTGGAAAGGTCCTCAGACCGAGGGGGTGAGCGAGAACGACGTCTTCACGTTTGATGAGAGCTCGGCTCCTCTGCCGCCCGATGAATTCCACGATAAGATGTCAGACCTGGAGCCACCGAATGAACAGA aTAATGTAAATATTGAAGATGAGGGATTTCTTCTCAATAATGCTCCTGGTGCCGGAGACAAAACCCCCAGAGGGAACCATGCTGTCAGTCCTGGAGGATCCTCAGCCACTGCCCCTCCACCAGTGAATCCTCAGACGGGCTCTGAGAACACAGTGGATGGTGGATCTGGTTCCGGCTCCTCTGGAGACGGCCAGGGAGCCGATCTCTGGTCCTGGCAGccctctgtgacctctgaaGGGACTGGCAGCCTGGAGGTGCTAccaccccctgatctggaggagacagatgaggaggatgaagaccAGGATGAGGAAGGGGTTGCTGTTGTTGAATCTGTGAATACTGAGGAGGATGATTTGGTTGCAATGGGAGTAGAACTCACAAATGCTCCTCCTTTGTGGACCACAACACCTCCTGCTTTTGAGGAGTCAGTTCAGAATGGAGGCCTTGAGGAACCTTTTCTGGATGAAGTCCTGGTAACGCCGCACATCAGCACCGATCCACGGTACTCAACCACAACAAATGCTCCTGTGTTCTCACCCAGAGGAACATTGACTGTTGAACTTTCAGTACAAACATTTGAAGCGTCCGGAGTCTATGATGAATATTCCCTGACAGAACCACATGCGACTATCGTACCAGTCACAGATTCTCCTGAAACTGAAGCTTGGACTCATGAGGCACCTGTTTTTGTTGGACCAACTGATTCAGCAGTCGATCTTCAAGAAACCACTGCAGTGGTTGAAGATactacagcagcagagatgcagcTTCCAGTTGTCACAGATGAGTTTACATCAGCAGAAGATTTAACTGAGAGCGACGAGGTTGAGGTGATTCTGGCGGCTGAAGTGCCTGAGGTTCCTGATACTGAAGCCCCTTCAACCGAAGAGTCTCCGACCTTCGCAGCAGAAGTCCAGGCAGTCACAGTCAAAGGATCCAGCTTTGATATCATCACTGAACTGTCACAACTTGAGGTTCTAACAGAAAAACCCAAACTGCTGCTGCCAGAACCAGCAGATCACCACGAGGTTGAGATTTTAGAAGAGCAGCACATCGGCACCACTGAGTCTACAACGACAACAGCAGCGCCAGCGATCGAGGCTCTGGACATGGACCTGGTAGTGGATGAAGTCATGGTCGTCACTACACCCACCGCTGCTCCTGTCTCAACCTCATCCGTGAACTCAGACCAAAGCAACAGCATTGCACTCTCAGCTGAGAAAGACTCGCCGTTTACTCGTGTGTCGGATTCAGCGCCAGAAGACGAGGAACTGATCCAACACGAACACCTAAACCATGAAGATTTAGACGAAGTTCCAATAAGCTTTCCATCTCCAGATGTTACTCATTCACCACCAACAGCGGTGGCTGCAAATGAAAATGCTTCAAAACTGTTGCCCGGTCCTTCAGCACAGGATGACGACATCGACTCCACCTTGACAGATGCTTTGAAAGAGGAAGTAGATACTGATATCCCCCAAACATCATCGTCCTCACCTCAGAAAGTCAACACTCCTTCTTCTGAGATCCAAATGTTTGAGCACGATTTCTCTGATGTGCCGAGCATCGATGTCAGCTTCGACGTGTTCCAGTATGGTGGAATCGCGACAGAAGGCGACAGCAGTGGATTCTCCAGTGGCGCTCATGGGTCACATATGGATGCCATTGCGTTACCGACCCGACCTGGCAGAGCTCTAACTGTGTTCTTCAGCCTGAGGGTGACAAACATGGCGTTCTCCATGGACCTGTTCAACAAGAGCTCCCCTGAGTACAAGGCTCTGGAGCAACGCTTCCTGCAACTG CTGGTCCCGTACCTACAGTCCAACCTGAACCACTTCCAGAACCTGGAGATCCTCAACTTCAGGAATGGCAGCATCGTGGTGAACAGCAGGATGAAGTTCGGAAAGCCGGTTCCCAGAGGCGTCACCAATGTCGTCTACCTGATCCTGGAGGACTTTGCTAACACAGCCTACCAGACCATGAACCTGGCCATCGACAAGTACTCGCTGGACGTGGAATCAG GCGACAGAGCTGATCCCTGTAAGTTCCAGGCGTGTAACGAGTTTTCCAGATGTATGGTGAACCAGTGGTCGGGCGAGGCCGAGTGTGTTTGTGACGCTGGGTATCTGAGCGTGGACGGTCTGCCGTGTCAGAGCGTCTGTGAGGTGCAACACGACTTTTGCCTCAATGACGGCAAATGTGACATTATCCCTGCCAAGGGCGCCATCTGCAG ATGTCGAGTTGGAGAGAACTGGTGGTACCGTGGCGAGCACTGTGAGGAGTACGTCTCCGAGCCGCTGGTGGTGGGCATCGCCATTGCCTCAGTGGCAGGTTTCCTCTTGGTGGCGGCCGGAATCATCTTCTTCCTGGCGAGGACGCTGCGAGAGCAGTATGACGAAGAGGACACGGAGGACCCAGTGAG ACGTGGAGACAGTGtgccgacgctggaacgtgccACCAAGTTTAACCCGATGTTCGAGAGCGACCCCGTCACCGCCCAGTGCTACCGGCGCTATGAAGACGACTTGCCTCAGTTCCACCGCCGACGTGACCCAGACCCCCCCGAGAACAGCAGCTCTGCCAGCGTCGAAGGCTCCAAAGACCTGAGCGGCAGCGAGATGCAACACATGTACCTGAACACCACGCTCAGCAGAGAG gaGATCCAGGAGCGTCTGAGGATCATCGAGTTGTGCTCCAGGGATCAACACTTCGCTGACTTTGTGCGACAGACTCAAGT GTtcctggagagaagaggaagttcCACCACGTAG